The stretch of DNA GATTTCCTTCACTTGGTTAACCTGTGAAGATGatgtaaacaataaaaaaaaaaaaaaaggtcatatCAGTTTGTGtcaaaacattgaaacaagagtttaaaatcattgtaaaagctttaTTACTTGTGATTCAAGAACAGGAAAGCCCTTGACTACAACAGTTACATCATCCTTGTCCTCTTCAGATGAAGAATAATAATCAAGAACTGTCCATTCACTATCATCACTAATCTTTTCAACTTGTGATGTGCTAATAGCTTCAAAAGTTTCTACTTCAGCAACAATTATGACCTCTCCGTTCACCAAGAAGCCACTATTTATATCATTAAGTTTTGTTAAAGGAATCATATCTTCCCAACCCCATTCCGGAGCTTTCTTATCAAACCACTTTCGCCCTTCTGCAACATTTCCACCCCATTAATTGGTTAATCAACACTGAATAGACAAATCAAATTGCTACTATCAAAATGACATTAGTGATGAATAGTATCTTACTTATTCACTTTTTCCCATGCATAACGTAACACTCATCAAAAGTTAGACAAATTTACGTACCTCTCTTAACGGAGAATTGCTCGGAAAGTTGATTAACTACAGTTAAGCGAAATTGTGTGTATTGTCTCCATCCACAAGGCATTGATTCGAAATCAACTTGCAGATACAGAGACAAGTGATCACCATTATTTTCCTCAGGATAGACAAATAGACGCCTgggaggaaaaaataaaattgaacaacccaaaaaaaaataaaaaataatcaccAAGTCGTTATAATATAGATGAGTAATACCATTTGACGTCACGGATCAGAACTGGAACAGAAACATAACAATCTTGTAATTGCAAAGaggaaaaattatttataacccAAACAAACTTCTTATCACATGGGTTCATTATTGATGTCATGAAGATTCCTCGTTCGCAAGAAGACAAAACTctttcaaaactcaaatttataaaccaaaaaaccctaatcaaacCTTTTTATGCGTAACCTAacgtaaatttatatataggcGAATATATctagctttatttttttgtaacagaTATTGTTAGATAGACttgcactacaagaaatatcATTATTGATAGCACATAAGGATAGCACGGTTTTCATAACtgctattaaaagtaaatttagaaattttggtACTATGTAACAGCGTTTAAAAAATGCTATACCAAAAAATCACTGAACCAAAAGCTAAAATAACTTATCCATCGATTTGTATGCTAAAATTTTTCTCACCCTTAAAcactttaaacatttttttcccTTCAGCATCAATGACCtaaaattttttctttctccccaAATTAAAATTAGGGCAATTTTCTTCAAGAAAGTCGGGAGCTGAGATCTCCGTGGTCCTGACCTGAGGaggaagaacagagagagactCGTAATTTTTCAGAAGAGGAAGACTCATGAGTAAAGAAGAATTGGAAGAGGGGGATCTGGATGAGACGATGGTCTGGAACTCCTATGCAAAAATTGGTTCAACGAAGAAGTGGAAGAGGCAGATCTGGATAAAGACGACGGTCCATCCTCCTTTAATTCCACCAATCTCCATCGTCTTCTGTTACTGGTTCTTCGTCACGAGTTTAATTACCGTCGGAGAAACGCTCGTTTCAACTGGATCCTCCTCCAACCTAAACTCAAAATCACCAGCTCCGACTTTTTCCTCCACCGTGACTGTGACCTTCAGAATCTGCGACTTTTTCCCCTCTTTCTTGTCTTTTAAAACAGCACTAGAGTTCTCTCCATCGCTCGGGGCTGTGACCTGTGCTCCGTCATCGTAACTCCAGCTATATacgtaatcttcttcttttctctggttttcaattaattaaatcatatgGGTTTTGTAAAGTCTTGATCTTTGATTTGTAATGTTCCTGTAATGGGTTATGGAGGAACATACACATCAATTGCAGAGAGACTATCCATGTCTTGTGTGAAATCGTTGTGTCGAATACAAACAGATGTTCTTTGATAATTTAGTATGTCTTTATCTCTCTTCTGCTCATATTTCGGTAAGCTACCAGATATTCTTGTGATTTGGATCTGCAATTCAGAGAAGCTGATTGTGTGTCATTTTGCAGTGTGAATTAGTGGTGAAGACTGCGAGGAATCTAACTGTGGTGACAGTTGAGTTCAAGGAGACTATGTAAGTCATTTACCTATCTCGTGCTACTTACATTGTTTAACTTTGCTAGGGCGGATAATGAGCAAGCCATCTTCCTCTTGAAAGCTTTTCTTCTATGAACTACACATTGGTGATTATAATGTCGAAGTTATGCTGATACAAGGTGAATGCTTTATTTATCCGCTTCTCTACTTGTTTTATAGATAACCTTAATTTTGATTCTACTTACCCCATAAGTCTCTGATTTTTGAGTTTGAgctaaaatttcattttttgacCTGTCAACGTTTTGGGTTAGTGAATATCTTCCTTTAATTTACCACAAAAGCACCTTAATATTGTATTAACGAGTTGAAAGTATTGTATTAATTTTGATCAACGTCACATTCATGTGGATTTTCTCAATTTGTCAAAAGTTGGAATCCAAGAAGATAAGAACATACAAAGAGGTAAAACTCTCTTCTCCGTTAATAATTTATGACGTAAATAGTGAGTTGTTTATCTAGGCCAAAGATTTGTTGGTAGTAAAGTTTTCTGTTGTAATGTGAGTTTATCTGTTTTTAATGTTATACAGAGAGGAAACAACTATTAGCGAATAGCGATGTTGGAGGTGTATACAGAGAGAAGCAACAATCATTTTAATATTGGTACAAAAGCTGTAGTTGTTGGTGCTGGATGCCAAGGCATAGTCGAACATTGGGTGTTTCTATTTATGTGGTAATACCAGTTTGTTTTATTGCTCATCTACAAGATGGAACTTGGAGTAGAGGTATGTAACTATGTATACTCTTGAACTCTaatgaaaatcaaatcaaaaacataagCTTTAAGTTGATGTGGATACACATGATTACAGGGAATATGGACGAGAATGCTTACCGGAACAGTTCTTCAGACATGTGTAATGCTTTTGATGGGAAGGCGAAACCGATAGAGGAGAAGAGACCGAAGAGATCGAAGTTTGTCTCTATCCTTATAATGTTAACTTTTTGGATAAAACTTGGCAGCATAGTATAAGACTTGGTATGATATGTAAGACTTGTTTATATTAATGTTATGTTatgaatgttgatgatttatgaaattttttttttatatcaatccAGTTAAATAAAATCTGCAAAACTattgtcaaatatataaattataaaaattaaattaaaaaaaaaaatatatatatatatatatccatatagcaaaataaaaatgctacGACATAATATTAGATAGCACAAAATATGTGTTATAAATAACTATATTATAGCATTTGATTAATGTTATAAAAGAACAACATATAATAACATGTCAAAAACGCTATAATAGAGGTGATACCTAAGATAGCTGCGGAGAACATAGCATTTATGAAAACGCTATTAAACACATATGATAGCATTTATTGTGTGCTATGAATgttgatttttcttgtagtgttgaGACATTCCAACAAACTAAATTCAACATACATAAGATTTTTTAGGGATTATAAAGCCTATAAGTCGGAATATAAATCTTGAAtactttgatttttgtataGATTAACTATACACTTATTTTTACATAGCTATGTCAAAGCATGTATTGACTTCcaattgctctgtttcttcatattaaggttttttatttttttaaaaaatattgactcAAGTACTCTGTTCTGACTTCTGATTTGTTATGTAAAagatgtatacatatatatatttcatactTGATTAGACGTGCTTTATTGAggaaagttaaaacaaaaacagagttaaagaaacagaggaatttTACCTAGAAACATCAATTAGTGGTAAGGAaggttaaaacaaaacaagaaagagaggagCTTTACCTAGAACCATCAATTACTGATATCAGACTGGAGTTTCAAACAACATCGCTGAAATCAAACGGGGTTTCAGCAGCCAAAGCCTTAGCTTTCTGTTTCTTCAAATCAGATTCTAAATCCGACAAGTTCAGCTTTCTCTTCTTGACTTGTTCCTCAAGTTCTCTAATCCGAACATCAATGGCCCGTTTTTACTCCTTCCTCAAGAAAGCTTCGTCCAGTTTCTCACGCAACCAGTGCAACTTCAAGCCAGCTTTTGTCAGATCCAGAACCGTTCGATCAGCTTTCTCTAGGTTGTCCATTGTGAGATCCTTAGGCGATGATTGGCACAGTGTCATAATTAGGTCGAGAAGAACACCCATGTACGCATTTTTGAGCTGTTGGTTCTTTATATTGAAATCTGATGCAATGTCTGGATGTTTTTCAAAGATTGCCTTCACCTGGCTTACCTGTGAAACAAGAAAGGTCAAATCGTTTTCTTACACTCGATTTGAAATTAGAGTTTTATATGTAAAGTTTCATGCTTAATTTGTTACCTGCGAATCAAGAATCTGAAACCCATTGACTTCAACAACTTCATTAACATCCTCTGAGGACTCCGACCATTCTTCAGATGAGGATGAGTATCTCTGTTCTTCATCGCTAGATTCACTACTCTCTGTGTTCCTCACCATTGATTACGAAGAAAAATATCTCAATTTCAAAAACTGGAATAGATAGCTGAGGATTAATTGATCTTCAGTGTTGCAGCAAGGAATGGGGACCGGAGAGGATATTTATATTTGCAAAGTTAAGATAGTTATATGAAGAAAGTGCATGCATTTGTGACTTGATACTCTTGTCATACATTACATATTAATGAACTGGTAAAATTCAATACCCAATGGATATTAATGTTGTCCATCCAATGGagccactttttttttttggccggCCGTGTGCCACACTCAGACATTACTCTTACAACAAGAAACTTAATGTTTAAagcattaataattttatggaATTCAATTTTTGAGAATGATTATTTTCTACtagtataaaatattaaaatttctcGGACTTGATTACAAATACATGTGCTGCGTAAGACCATCAATACTGGCAGTAAGGCTCATcgttattcaaaataatatattttaattattttaattaaatattattatatatttaaataataagtaTATGTGCTGCCTAGtatgtttgttttttcgttTGCAGCCCTATATGTTCATTTATTGAAGTTCCAGCAGTTACAATGAACCTTTTTAATATGGAGCTCTCGggttgacaaacaaacaaaatttggagaTCTCATCGAACAGTGTCAAGAAAAGG from Camelina sativa cultivar DH55 chromosome 9, Cs, whole genome shotgun sequence encodes:
- the LOC104715770 gene encoding MATH domain and coiled-coil domain-containing protein At3g58280-like, which produces MTSIMNPCDKKFVWVINNFSSLQLQDCYVSVPVLIRDVKWRLFVYPEENNGDHLSLYLQVDFESMPCGWRQYTQFRLTVVNQLSEQFSVKREGRKWFDKKAPEWGWEDMIPLTKLNDINSGFLVNGEVIIVAEVETFEAISTSQVEKISDDSEWTVLDYYSSSEEDKDDVTVVVKGFPVLESQVNQVKEIFEKHPDLASNFNVKNQNLKNVYMGILLDLIKTLSKSPKELTEEDLNLAVSTLSDLTKAGFMLDWLNQKLDKALEKQRVLI